DNA from Microbacterium sp. SORGH_AS_0969:
TCGCCGCCCGGATCGAGACGGGCATGGTCTGGTTGAACTCTCCCACGGGTACGACTGGGGAACTTCCGTTCCACGGCACCAAGCGTTCGGGGTACGGCACCGAGCTGGGAGCGGAGGGGATCACCGAGTTCGCCAACGCGAAGCTCATCGTCACGGTGCCCGCAGTGCGACAGTCGAGCTGACTCGTCCGCATTCGATCGAGAGGCCGCCGGAGTGGTGCAGGCTCACTGCCTGCACTTCCGGCGGCCTCTCTGCGTCGTAGCGATCAGCGTTGTGGGCAGTGGCTTCGCGCGCCTAGCGACGTACGGAGCCACTGCCCGCGATCTATAGTCCGGCTCAGAACCTCGTGATCACTGATCGGATAACTGTTCCGGATGCCAGTGAGTCGTACGCCTCATCGATCTCATCAATCGAGATCTCATTCGTGACGAGATCGTCGAGGTTGTAACGTCCCGCGACGTACATATCGGCGTAGAACGGGATGTCGCGCTTCAGGTTGGTCGAGCCCATCATCACTGCCTTGATGGTCTTGTGCGTCGCAAGGAACGCTGCGGACGTCTCGATCTCGATCTTCGCGCCTGGCTTGCCCATGCCCACGAGGACCGCTGTTCCGCTCGTCTTGGCCGCGGCGATGGCCTGCATCTGAGTGGCGGGCAGGCCGATAATCTCAAAGGCGTAGTCCACCCCGCCGCCGCTGATACGACGGATCTCCTCGACCGGGTCGGTGTTGCGAGAGTTGACGACGTGCGTCGCCCCGAAGCGGGTCGCCATGTCCAGTTTGGTGTCCTGGATGTCGACAGCGATGATCGTCTTCGCGCCAGCGAGACGAGCAGCGGCGATGGCGTTCAGGCCCACGCCGCCAGTGCCGATGACCGCGACCGTATCGCCAGGAGCTACCTTGGCGCTGTTGATGACAGCGCCGGCGCCGGTGACGGTCCCGCAACCGAGGAGCGCCGCGCGGGAGAAGGGGATCTCGTCGTTTACACGGGCGAGCTGGTTCTCGTGGACGAGTGCCTTTTCTGCGAACCCGCCGAGCCCCATCCCTTGGTAGACCGGCCCGTCCGATCCAACCAGGCGAGGCTCTTCTCCTGCGCTGCGCTCGACCGCTAGCGGGTTGAGGCAGTCGGTCTGGATGCCCTCGATGCAGGGCTGGCATCTGCCGCACCACTGCACAAGACAGCCGACCACGTGGTCGCCGACCTGAAACTCGGTGACATCCGGTCCGACTGCAGCGACGACACCAGCGAGTTCGTGGCCGAAAACGGCCGGCAGCGGAAACCCGAAGTCGTTGGCCATCAGCGAGTGATCAGTGAGACACAGGCCAGACGCCTTGACGTCGACAAGCACCTCACGACCGATGGGGTCAGCGATTCGGATCTCGGTGGTGGTGAAGCCCTTCCCTGTCTTGAGGGTCACGGCTGCCTTCATCATGTTCTCCATTCATCTTCGAACGGGGTCGCCGACGGCGACCCAACTAGGCCTGATGGATCAGGTCATCCAGGGGAGTGATCCCGGCGTCAGACGTCAGCCACCAGTGCGGGGCGACGGTGTTGAAGACGCGCAGGAACGTGCGCGGGTTCCGGTCCTCGACGTAGCGGAGCCAACTGGTCAGCACCCCAACGAACAAGTGGGCGAAACCATTGGCAGCCGCCTCTGCGAAGAATTCAGGGTCGACATCTGCTGGCGGGGCGTCTCCACCGTTCCACGTATCTAACCCGAGAGTCTTCTGACTGAGGATCACCGAATCGTGCACATGCCTGATCAGCATCGAGGTCACGCCCGGCGCTTTATCGAACAGAAGCGCCGGGGCGTACACCGCTTCCCGGTGGACGACATGCCCGACCACCTTCATCAAGGTCGCTTCGAACTGCAGTCGCCGCGCGAGCGGATCCCGGATATCCCCGCGAAGTCCCGCGTCGCGCAGGTCGTCCAGTTCGGAACGGAGCGCTTCCTCCAACAGAGCTTCAGGTGAGGGGGAGTGCCGATAGAACGTCGCTCTTCCCACTCCCGCGCGTGATGCCACGTCGGTGATCTTCACGTCTCTGATCGGCGTCGACGCAGCTGCTTCCAGCACGGCCGTATGCAGACGGGCACGAGATTTCGCCTGGCGAGCATCTCCCTCGAATTCACCCATGATACAAGTGTCTCATAAATGGCTCACGAGAAGGAGGAAATTCAGGCTGGGCAACACCGTGGCGGGAAGCTCTTGTAACGCCGGGGCGAGTCACATCATTTGTGGCTACCGCCGCGCGGTCGCAGTTGGACTCCCTCCCCAATGAGTCGCTGCCGTACGTTGTTGTAGCTGGTGCCGAGGCGAGACGCGATAGTGGCGATCGGATGGCCGTGTTCGTACAGCGTTCGTGCGACCTCGACCTGGTCGCTTGTGAGCGGTTGACGTCGCAGTGTTGCTCCCTCGTCTCGAAGCAAGCGAAGAATGCCGGTCTTTGACAGGCCGTAGGTCTCACACAGACTCGGAGTCGTTGCGCCCGACTCGTACTCGGCGACGATTCGCTTGATCTGTGCCGGTTCGAGACGTCGGCGCAGTGATCGACTCACCTGCTCTCCTGGGGTAGCGGAGAAAGGCGAATTTGGCGCCAGATCAGCCAGTTTCTGCAGTTCCACAAGAGGTGGCGGTAGTAGCGCGGATTTATCCGAGTAGCGGTGTACCGGCTCTACCAAGACCGTCAGACAGAAGCGCCGGAGATTCTCCGGCGCTTTTCTCGTCGGTCTGCGCCTGGCTGGCCCGAGCCGCGCGGAATGGCATACGCGCGCCGCTTCCTGGGAAGCTGATGCCATGCACCTTCCCACCCTCCCTTTCGCCCTCCACGCCTCCGAAGGATCGGCGTGGATGCCGACGGCATCCGGAATCGAAGGGACCGCTCCGGCCGGAACCGATCTCTTCGTCGACCCGAGCGGGGTCAGCGGGGTCGCGGCCGAGACGCTGCTCAACGCGCACACCCTGCTCGGCACGCCGCCGGCGGGGGACTTCACGCTGTCCGCGCGGGTGACACCCGACTTCGGGGCGACGTTCGACGCGGGGGTCCTGCTCGCGTGGGTCGACGACACGACGTGGGCGAAGCTGTGCTTCGAGCGGTCCCCGGCCGGAGCGTCGATGGTCGTCTCGGTCGTGACGAAGGGGGTCTCGGACGACGCCAACGGGTTCGTCGTGCACGCGCCCGACGCGCGGCTCCGCATCGCGCGCGTGGGGAACCTCCTGGCTTTCCACGCTCACGACGGCGAGGGGTGGAGCTTCGTCCGGGCGTTCACGCTGCCGGGCGTCGCCGATGCCCTGACCGTCGGTTTCGAGGTGCAGAGCCCGACCGGAGAGGGATGCCGCGTCGCCTTCGACGAGATCGCGTTCGAGCATCGGACGGTCGCCGACCTGCGCAGCGGAGACTGACCCGGTCGCCTCCGCGCGCGCTCACCACCAGCCGGACGAAGCCTCGTCGCCCGTATCCGAGGAGTCGGAGCCGTCGGCCCACGCCAGCCGGAACCCGCAGTCGCGGCACTCGTCCGCCTCGAGGCCCTCATCGATCAGGGGGTGCATCGTGATACCGCACGACGGGCAGATGGGCTGGGCGTCGTCGCGGAGGTCTCCGTACGTCATGGTGGTCTCACAAGCTCGCGGTCGTGCGTGGAGCCTCCATTCAACCCCGGCCACGAGGGGGTGAGGCGCTACCCGCGCCCGACCGTCCGCACGGCCGCCGTCACCACCGGCGCCGCGATGTCGAACGCCGCGCCACCCGGCACCGACTCGAGGAGCCGGCGCGTGTAGTCGTCGCGGGGGTCGGCGAACACGGCCTCGATCGGGCCCTGCTCCACGATGCGTCCGTGCAGCAGCACGACCACCTCGTCGCAGAGCTCTTCGACGACGGCGAGGTTGTGCGAGATGAACAGCATCGTCAGTCCGTGTTCGTCGCGCAGGCGCTCGAGCAGCTGCAGGATCTCGGCCTGTGTCGACACGTCGAGCGCCGAGGTGATCTCGTCGGCGACGATCACGTCGGGGTCGACGACGAGCGCCCGGGCGATCGCGATGCGCTGGCGCTGACCGCCCGAGAACTCGTGGGGGTAGCGGTCCACGGCATCCGGACCCAGGGCGACGGATGCCAAGGCCTCGACGATCCGCGCACGGTGGCGACGCAGGCTCGCCCCGCGGGGATCGATCGCCTCCGCGAGCGTCTGCCCGATGGTGCGGCGCGGGTCGAGGGATGAGAACGGATCCTGCGGGATGTACTGCACCCGTCGGCGGACCGCCGCGATGATCGAGCGGGGAGCGGACGCGAGCTCGATCCCGTCGAACACGACCGACCCGGCGGCGACCCGGTGCAGGCCCACGATCGTCTTCGCGAGCGTCGACTTGCCCGAGCCGGACTCTCCGACGACGCCGATCGTGCGCCCGCGATCGACGCGCAGATCGACGCCGTGCAGCACGCGGGCGCTCCGGATGCCATGACCCAGATCGACCGCGAGGTCGCTGATGCTCAACAGAGGGGTGTCAGACACGGTGGGCCTCCTCGAGGGGGCGCGGAGCGGTGCGCAGGGTGGGGGTGGCCGCGAGCAGGGCCCGCGTGTAGGGGTGCTCCACCTCGCGGCGGCGCAGCTGCTCGGCGGTCAGCCGCTCGACGATCTCGCCGTTTCGCATGACCAGCACGCGGTCGCACAGCGCCTCGACCACCCCGATGTCGTGCGAGATGAACAGCACCGCGGTGCCGTGGTCGCGGTTCAGGCGCTTGAGCTGACGCAGGACGTCGGCCTGCACGGTGACGTCGAGCGCGGTCGTCGGCTCGTCGGCGATCAACAGGGCGGGATCGGTCACCAGCGAGCTGGCGATCGTCGCGCGCGCTGCAGCATGCCGCCCGACAGTTGGAAGGGGTGCTGTCCCATCACGGTTCGCGGCTCACGGATCCGCATCTCGCCGAGGCCGTCGCGTAGACGGTCA
Protein-coding regions in this window:
- a CDS encoding ABC transporter ATP-binding protein, whose protein sequence is MSDTPLLSISDLAVDLGHGIRSARVLHGVDLRVDRGRTIGVVGESGSGKSTLAKTIVGLHRVAAGSVVFDGIELASAPRSIIAAVRRRVQYIPQDPFSSLDPRRTIGQTLAEAIDPRGASLRRHRARIVEALASVALGPDAVDRYPHEFSGGQRQRIAIARALVVDPDVIVADEITSALDVSTQAEILQLLERLRDEHGLTMLFISHNLAVVEELCDEVVVLLHGRIVEQGPIEAVFADPRDDYTRRLLESVPGGAAFDIAAPVVTAAVRTVGRG
- a CDS encoding DUF1349 domain-containing protein, with protein sequence MHLPTLPFALHASEGSAWMPTASGIEGTAPAGTDLFVDPSGVSGVAAETLLNAHTLLGTPPAGDFTLSARVTPDFGATFDAGVLLAWVDDTTWAKLCFERSPAGASMVVSVVTKGVSDDANGFVVHAPDARLRIARVGNLLAFHAHDGEGWSFVRAFTLPGVADALTVGFEVQSPTGEGCRVAFDEIAFEHRTVADLRSGD
- a CDS encoding zf-TFIIB domain-containing protein, with translation MTYGDLRDDAQPICPSCGITMHPLIDEGLEADECRDCGFRLAWADGSDSSDTGDEASSGWW
- a CDS encoding helix-turn-helix domain-containing protein, with protein sequence MASASQEAARVCHSARLGPARRRPTRKAPENLRRFCLTVLVEPVHRYSDKSALLPPPLVELQKLADLAPNSPFSATPGEQVSRSLRRRLEPAQIKRIVAEYESGATTPSLCETYGLSKTGILRLLRDEGATLRRQPLTSDQVEVARTLYEHGHPIATIASRLGTSYNNVRQRLIGEGVQLRPRGGSHK
- a CDS encoding zinc-binding dehydrogenase — encoded protein: MTLKTGKGFTTTEIRIADPIGREVLVDVKASGLCLTDHSLMANDFGFPLPAVFGHELAGVVAAVGPDVTEFQVGDHVVGCLVQWCGRCQPCIEGIQTDCLNPLAVERSAGEEPRLVGSDGPVYQGMGLGGFAEKALVHENQLARVNDEIPFSRAALLGCGTVTGAGAVINSAKVAPGDTVAVIGTGGVGLNAIAAARLAGAKTIIAVDIQDTKLDMATRFGATHVVNSRNTDPVEEIRRISGGGVDYAFEIIGLPATQMQAIAAAKTSGTAVLVGMGKPGAKIEIETSAAFLATHKTIKAVMMGSTNLKRDIPFYADMYVAGRYNLDDLVTNEISIDEIDEAYDSLASGTVIRSVITRF
- a CDS encoding TetR/AcrR family transcriptional regulator, whose translation is MGEFEGDARQAKSRARLHTAVLEAAASTPIRDVKITDVASRAGVGRATFYRHSPSPEALLEEALRSELDDLRDAGLRGDIRDPLARRLQFEATLMKVVGHVVHREAVYAPALLFDKAPGVTSMLIRHVHDSVILSQKTLGLDTWNGGDAPPADVDPEFFAEAAANGFAHLFVGVLTSWLRYVEDRNPRTFLRVFNTVAPHWWLTSDAGITPLDDLIHQA